The following proteins are encoded in a genomic region of Aliiroseovarius sp. F47248L:
- a CDS encoding DUF4260 domain-containing protein, translating to MNIETSNHPITERPIISILRLEGLAVFITATVLYASLSGNWILYAVLFLVPDLSALGYLINARIGSWCYNLVHSYIGPMVFGLLCWSYQPPYLPLVLIWIAHIGIDRSVGYGLKSSKAFKQTHLSRLNAQGR from the coding sequence GTGAACATTGAAACTTCAAACCATCCGATCACCGAACGACCCATCATTTCCATACTCCGACTTGAGGGTTTGGCGGTCTTTATCACAGCCACCGTTCTTTATGCTTCACTCTCCGGCAACTGGATCCTTTACGCCGTTCTGTTTTTGGTGCCGGATTTGTCAGCCTTGGGCTATCTGATCAACGCGCGGATCGGGTCGTGGTGCTATAACTTAGTCCATAGCTATATCGGGCCAATGGTTTTTGGCTTACTTTGTTGGAGCTACCAGCCGCCTTATCTGCCGTTGGTGTTGATTTGGATCGCCCACATCGGGATTGATCGTTCGGTTGGCTATGGGCTGAAGTCTTCAAAGGCGTTCAAGCAAACCCACCTGAGCCGCCTAAACGCGCAAGGTCGTTAA
- the ssb gene encoding single-stranded DNA-binding protein → MAGSLNKVMLIGNLGADPEVRTFQNGGKVCNLRIATSETWKDRNTGERREKTEWHSVAIFQEGLVRICEQYLRKGSKVFVEGKLQTRKWQDQSGNDRYSTEVVLQGFDGTLTMLDGRGEGGGGGNQGGGNQGGYGGGDPGPAPAGGGFDDEIPF, encoded by the coding sequence ATGGCGGGTTCGCTTAACAAGGTCATGCTCATCGGCAATCTGGGCGCTGACCCGGAAGTGCGCACATTCCAGAACGGTGGCAAGGTGTGCAACCTGCGCATCGCCACGTCAGAAACCTGGAAAGATCGAAACACTGGCGAGCGGCGTGAGAAGACCGAATGGCATTCGGTTGCAATCTTCCAGGAAGGTTTGGTCCGCATCTGCGAGCAATACCTGCGCAAAGGATCGAAGGTTTTCGTCGAAGGCAAACTGCAAACCCGCAAGTGGCAAGACCAGTCCGGCAATGATCGCTACTCAACCGAGGTTGTGTTGCAGGGATTCGACGGCACGTTGACGATGCTGGACGGCCGCGGTGAAGGCGGTGGCGGCGGTAATCAAGGCGGTGGCAATCAGGGCGGCTATGGTGGCGGCGATCCCGGCCCTGCCCCAGCTGGCGGCGGTTTCGATGACGAAATCCCGTTCTAG
- a CDS encoding lytic transglycosylase domain-containing protein: MAFADNLFSSSGGRAAFASQTRVLDTRAAQQYAASTRLTPNKDAEPAYGIPSFTGKYKGEYLALAKAAAQRHGIPQDLFLRLVQQESGWNPRALSHAGAIGLAQLMPFTARKLGVDPHNPAQNLEGGARYLRQQYDRFRSWKLALAAYNAGPEAVQKYSGVPPYKETRGYVRAILGG, encoded by the coding sequence ATGGCGTTTGCAGACAACCTTTTCTCGAGTTCGGGTGGGCGGGCCGCCTTTGCGTCGCAAACCCGTGTATTGGATACACGCGCGGCCCAGCAATATGCGGCCAGCACGCGTCTGACCCCGAACAAAGACGCCGAGCCGGCTTATGGCATTCCGTCCTTCACCGGAAAATACAAGGGCGAGTATCTTGCTCTGGCAAAAGCTGCCGCACAACGCCACGGCATTCCACAAGACCTGTTCTTACGATTGGTGCAGCAGGAAAGCGGTTGGAATCCACGCGCGTTAAGCCATGCCGGTGCCATTGGATTGGCGCAGCTTATGCCCTTCACGGCACGCAAACTGGGCGTCGATCCCCATAACCCTGCACAAAACCTTGAGGGCGGAGCACGTTACCTGCGCCAGCAATATGATCGGTTCCGGTCGTGGAAACTGGCCCTTGCGGCATATAATGCCGGGCCGGAAGCCGTGCAAAAATATTCAGGGGTGCCGCCCTATAAAGAAACGCGCGGCTATGTGCGCGCCATTTTGGGCGGCTAA
- a CDS encoding antibiotic biosynthesis monooxygenase, which translates to MTQSRFAPLPTPPYYAVIFTNQLAETAPGYDAMADKIFELAQTQQGYLGAETTRDATGLGITVSYWADEAAIQAWKQVSEHLIAQKLGIKGWYERYNLRVAKVERAYSGPQGRSV; encoded by the coding sequence ATGACCCAATCCCGTTTCGCACCCTTGCCAACTCCCCCTTACTACGCGGTGATTTTCACCAATCAACTGGCCGAAACCGCGCCGGGATATGATGCGATGGCAGATAAGATTTTCGAGCTTGCGCAAACCCAACAGGGGTATCTGGGCGCTGAGACCACTCGTGACGCCACAGGTCTTGGGATCACCGTGTCCTATTGGGCGGATGAAGCCGCAATTCAGGCGTGGAAGCAGGTGTCAGAGCATCTGATCGCACAGAAGCTGGGGATCAAGGGCTGGTATGAAAGATACAATCTTCGTGTAGCAAAGGTTGAACGCGCGTATTCCGGGCCGCAGGGCCGATCCGTCTAA
- a CDS encoding VOC family protein, giving the protein MKIEQIHHVAYRCKDAKETVEWYGKMLNMDFVLAIAEDHVPSTHEPDPYMHVFLDAGNGNVLAFFELPTKAEMGRDPNTPIWVQHIAFRVKDRDELIEFKEHLEKEGVEVLGVTDHSLFHSIYFFDPNGHRVELACPDPEEDAMLARMDEVKWEMLNEWAKTKRAPKHAEWLHKKELSGVE; this is encoded by the coding sequence ATGAAGATTGAACAGATTCACCATGTTGCCTATCGCTGTAAGGACGCAAAGGAAACTGTTGAATGGTATGGGAAAATGCTGAATATGGATTTCGTTTTGGCAATCGCCGAGGACCATGTTCCATCGACCCACGAACCTGACCCGTATATGCATGTCTTTCTGGACGCCGGGAACGGCAACGTTCTGGCGTTTTTTGAGCTTCCGACAAAAGCCGAAATGGGACGCGATCCAAACACGCCGATCTGGGTTCAGCACATCGCCTTCAGAGTGAAAGACCGCGACGAGCTGATTGAGTTCAAAGAACATCTTGAGAAGGAAGGTGTCGAGGTTCTGGGGGTCACCGACCATTCGCTCTTCCATTCTATATATTTCTTCGACCCCAATGGGCACCGGGTCGAACTGGCCTGCCCCGACCCTGAAGAAGACGCGATGTTGGCTCGTATGGACGAGGTTAAATGGGAGATGCTGAACGAATGGGCCAAGACCAAACGTGCGCCCAAACACGCTGAATGGCTACATAAGAAAGAGCTGTCCGGGGTAGAATAA
- a CDS encoding AraC family transcriptional regulator — translation MTKSDTFSSPFRVLPLARLASGGRWRTEAMRSYGAPVLLWFIRGQGRITVNGVTAGYGPHNCLFLPAGTMHGFEMSNQVNGTIVVFPQGSEDVLALPDEAVHMRLREADKQMVLNSLVDDLQREMEKGTDTAHRALMCHAGLLSVWLERQLNDTKVEHSEIGATGRLVNAFTALVEQEFHTDKTVRDYAAELGVTPTHLSRVCNKTCGRPASAILQDRIHYEARRLLTETHIPIKDIADSLGFASAAYFTRAFQKQTGTTPSAFRKGG, via the coding sequence ATGACAAAATCCGATACTTTTTCATCGCCCTTCCGTGTCTTGCCGCTTGCCCGGTTGGCCAGTGGTGGCAGGTGGCGCACTGAAGCGATGCGATCCTATGGCGCACCGGTTCTTTTATGGTTCATCCGTGGCCAGGGCCGGATCACCGTCAATGGTGTCACCGCCGGTTATGGTCCGCACAACTGCCTGTTTTTGCCCGCCGGCACCATGCACGGATTCGAAATGTCCAATCAGGTCAACGGCACCATCGTGGTCTTCCCGCAAGGCAGCGAAGATGTTCTGGCCTTGCCGGATGAAGCCGTTCATATGCGTCTGCGCGAAGCCGACAAGCAAATGGTTTTGAACAGTCTTGTTGACGACCTGCAACGCGAGATGGAGAAAGGCACGGACACCGCCCACCGTGCCCTGATGTGCCACGCAGGCCTGTTGTCTGTATGGCTGGAACGGCAACTAAACGACACCAAGGTCGAACATTCTGAAATCGGGGCGACAGGACGGCTGGTCAATGCCTTCACCGCGCTGGTTGAACAAGAGTTTCACACCGACAAGACGGTGCGCGACTATGCGGCCGAACTGGGCGTCACACCCACCCATCTGAGCCGAGTGTGCAACAAGACCTGTGGGCGTCCGGCATCAGCCATTTTGCAAGATCGCATTCACTACGAAGCACGCCGTTTGCTGACCGAAACGCATATCCCGATCAAGGATATCGCGGACTCGCTTGGCTTTGCCTCAGCGGCCTATTTCACCCGGGCCTTCCAGAAGCAAACCGGCACCACGCCATCCGCTTTTCGTAAAGGCGGATAA
- the miaA gene encoding tRNA (adenosine(37)-N6)-dimethylallyltransferase MiaA: MSETRIDIPTIAKSVPKDRPVLIAGPTASGKSALAMAIAEASGGVIVNADALQIFENWRILTARPSPEEEARVPHKLYGYVPRNYPFSAGHWLRDIAPILKGPLRPIIVGGTGLNLSALTEGLADIPQTPPEIRVEGARRMAEGGIPALLADLDTATLDRIDWQNPARVARAWEVQRTTGRGLASWQDSTPPPLLPLSDTCPFVLHTDRDWLRDRIARRFDLMLEQGALDEARANLPHWNPKDPSAKAIGAAELIAHLKGEMTLEDARNRAIVASQQYAKRQRTWFRKRMGNWQVIPLP, encoded by the coding sequence ATGTCCGAGACCCGAATAGACATACCGACCATCGCTAAAAGCGTGCCGAAAGACCGACCGGTGTTGATTGCAGGGCCAACCGCGTCCGGCAAATCAGCCTTGGCCATGGCCATCGCCGAGGCCTCAGGTGGGGTGATCGTCAATGCCGACGCTCTTCAGATTTTCGAGAACTGGCGTATCTTGACCGCCCGTCCTTCGCCAGAAGAGGAAGCCCGCGTGCCGCACAAGCTCTATGGGTATGTGCCGCGCAACTATCCCTTCTCTGCCGGACATTGGCTGCGTGATATAGCCCCGATCCTGAAAGGTCCGCTGCGTCCAATTATTGTCGGAGGAACCGGCCTGAACTTGAGCGCCCTGACCGAGGGACTGGCCGACATCCCCCAGACACCGCCCGAGATCCGCGTCGAAGGCGCACGACGTATGGCCGAGGGGGGGATACCTGCCCTTTTGGCTGATCTGGACACCGCGACCCTTGACCGGATCGACTGGCAAAACCCGGCCCGTGTGGCTCGCGCCTGGGAAGTGCAGCGCACCACCGGTCGCGGGTTGGCCAGTTGGCAGGACAGCACACCGCCACCACTGCTGCCGCTCTCTGATACCTGTCCCTTTGTGCTTCATACCGACCGGGATTGGTTGCGTGACCGTATCGCACGCCGCTTTGATCTGATGTTGGAACAGGGCGCGCTTGACGAGGCGCGCGCCAACCTTCCCCATTGGAACCCCAAGGATCCGAGCGCAAAGGCCATTGGCGCCGCCGAACTGATCGCGCATCTGAAGGGCGAAATGACGCTGGAGGACGCGCGCAATCGTGCAATTGTCGCCTCGCAGCAATATGCCAAGCGGCAAAGGACTTGGTTTCGCAAAAGGATGGGCAACTGGCAGGTGATTCCCCTGCCCTAA
- the pyrH gene encoding UMP kinase: MLKISGEALMGDQGFGLNPPTVERIAQEVKSVHDMGVEICMVIGGGNIFRGLQGSAQGMERTTADYMGMLATVMNALAMQSALEGLGVFTRVISAIPMDQVCEPYIRRRAVRHLEKGRVCIFAAGTGNPYFTTDTAATLRANEMACEAIFKGTKVDGVYDKDPVKNADAVRYDHVSYDDVLAKRLGVMDASAIALARDNNLPIIVFSLDEPGGFRGILSGEGTYTRVGS, translated from the coding sequence ATGTTGAAAATTTCCGGCGAAGCGCTGATGGGGGATCAGGGGTTCGGTCTGAACCCGCCCACCGTCGAACGCATCGCGCAAGAGGTCAAGTCCGTGCACGACATGGGCGTCGAGATTTGCATGGTGATCGGCGGCGGTAATATTTTCCGGGGCCTGCAAGGTTCAGCCCAGGGAATGGAGCGTACGACTGCCGATTATATGGGAATGCTTGCCACGGTCATGAACGCGCTGGCAATGCAATCCGCGCTGGAAGGGTTGGGTGTCTTTACCCGTGTGATCTCGGCTATTCCGATGGATCAGGTCTGCGAGCCATATATTCGCCGCCGTGCTGTGCGCCACCTTGAAAAAGGCCGAGTTTGCATCTTTGCTGCGGGCACAGGAAACCCGTATTTCACCACTGATACAGCGGCAACTTTGCGAGCAAATGAAATGGCTTGCGAGGCGATCTTTAAGGGAACGAAGGTCGATGGAGTTTATGACAAAGACCCAGTCAAGAACGCGGATGCCGTGCGTTATGACCATGTTTCCTATGACGATGTTCTGGCCAAACGGCTGGGTGTAATGGATGCGTCGGCGATTGCGTTGGCACGTGACAATAACTTGCCGATCATTGTATTTTCGCTGGATGAGCCGGGTGGATTCCGGGGCATCCTGTCCGGCGAGGGCACATATACCCGCGTGGGCAGCTGA
- the frr gene encoding ribosome recycling factor: MANEDFELDMGDLERRMDGAIASLRTEFASLRTGRASASMLEPIMVEAYGQRTPINQVGTVNVPEPRMVTINVWDKSMVNAVEKAIRESGLGINPQLNGTIIMLPIPELNEERRRELTRVAAQYAEHARVSIRNVRRDGMEQLKKAKNDGMSEDDHKFWHDEVQGLTDKFVGNVDKALEVKQEEIMQV; encoded by the coding sequence ATGGCAAACGAAGATTTTGAATTGGATATGGGTGATCTGGAGCGCCGGATGGATGGTGCGATTGCATCGCTCAGAACGGAATTCGCGTCATTGCGCACGGGACGCGCTTCGGCCTCCATGCTGGAGCCGATCATGGTCGAAGCGTACGGCCAGCGCACACCGATCAACCAGGTCGGCACTGTGAACGTGCCGGAGCCACGTATGGTGACCATCAATGTCTGGGACAAAAGCATGGTCAACGCGGTTGAGAAAGCGATCCGCGAAAGCGGACTGGGTATCAATCCGCAGCTGAACGGCACCATCATCATGTTGCCGATCCCCGAATTGAACGAAGAGCGTCGTCGCGAATTGACCCGTGTCGCCGCGCAATATGCCGAGCACGCGCGCGTTTCTATTCGCAACGTTCGCCGTGATGGCATGGAACAGCTTAAAAAAGCGAAAAATGACGGAATGAGTGAAGATGATCACAAATTCTGGCATGATGAAGTGCAGGGCCTGACAGACAAATTTGTTGGTAACGTCGACAAGGCTCTTGAGGTAAAACAAGAAGAGATCATGCAGGTCTGA
- a CDS encoding isoprenyl transferase, with protein MGRKAADKAEKAQKSPDHVAIIMDGNGRWAQSRGKPRLFGHHAGAKRVREIVEACPDLGVKYITIFAFSTENWKRTQTEVAGLMSLFRRYIQKEARALLAEGVRVRFIGDRDRLDKKLIALMHELEAMTEGNDRVHLTIALNYGGRDEVARATRRMALDVAAGKLDPESVNEQTLTSYLDTCVLPDPDLVIRTSGEARISNFLLWQSAYAEYEFIDTLWPDFSAEVFEEVVDRFAGRERRFGAVETAAE; from the coding sequence ATGGGCAGAAAAGCCGCGGACAAAGCAGAGAAGGCGCAAAAGTCGCCTGATCACGTTGCCATTATTATGGATGGCAATGGCCGTTGGGCGCAAAGCCGTGGGAAACCGCGGCTTTTCGGTCATCACGCGGGTGCCAAACGTGTGCGCGAGATTGTCGAAGCCTGCCCGGATCTGGGCGTGAAATACATCACCATCTTTGCGTTCTCGACCGAAAACTGGAAGCGTACCCAAACCGAAGTTGCGGGTTTGATGAGCTTGTTTCGCCGCTATATCCAGAAAGAAGCGCGTGCGCTTTTGGCGGAAGGCGTTCGGGTGCGCTTTATCGGTGATCGGGACCGGCTGGACAAGAAGCTGATCGCCCTGATGCACGAGCTGGAAGCTATGACCGAAGGCAACGACCGCGTGCATCTGACCATCGCCCTGAACTATGGTGGGCGGGACGAAGTCGCGCGTGCAACGCGCCGCATGGCGTTGGATGTGGCTGCGGGCAAGCTTGACCCTGAAAGCGTTAATGAGCAAACGCTTACAAGTTATTTGGATACATGCGTTTTACCCGATCCTGATCTTGTGATCCGAACGTCAGGTGAAGCTCGGATTTCAAATTTCCTACTCTGGCAATCCGCCTATGCGGAATACGAGTTTATTGACACGCTGTGGCCTGATTTTTCAGCCGAAGTGTTCGAAGAAGTGGTTGACCGCTTTGCCGGGCGCGAGCGTCGGTTCGGTGCGGTAGAGACCGCCGCCGAATAA
- a CDS encoding phosphatidate cytidylyltransferase: MTSPNPSSKWSDLAPRVLSAVVMAGVAVLAVALGNPIYLIMISIVIGLCVGELGRLLHPTPPRIYVLLGGLAAIATFLVGYKIAPNSPFGNVIATKSLLLLIPPLLGAGLIKQHKVLFLGYCSLIMLAGLGFVVIGPGDVLIWFLLIIIMSDVAGYFVGRTVGGPKFWPRVSPKKTWSGTIAGWVGALLIGLIGAGFGVFTPTEAMFAPLIAFAGQMGDIAESAIKRKVNVKDSSQLIPGHGGVLDRFDAMIGASAVLLLLTGAAWLMISTG; the protein is encoded by the coding sequence ATGACAAGCCCCAATCCTTCATCGAAATGGTCCGATCTGGCACCGCGAGTGCTCTCAGCCGTCGTTATGGCGGGCGTTGCGGTCTTGGCTGTTGCGTTGGGTAACCCGATTTACCTGATCATGATCAGCATCGTGATCGGATTGTGTGTCGGAGAACTTGGCCGTTTGCTGCATCCTACGCCACCACGCATCTATGTTCTGTTGGGTGGTTTGGCAGCGATCGCCACGTTCCTTGTAGGTTACAAGATCGCCCCAAACAGCCCGTTCGGCAACGTGATCGCAACCAAGTCACTTCTCTTACTGATTCCACCGCTGTTGGGTGCGGGATTGATCAAGCAGCACAAGGTGTTGTTTCTGGGCTATTGCAGTCTGATCATGTTGGCGGGACTTGGATTTGTCGTCATCGGACCAGGAGATGTTTTGATTTGGTTTCTGCTGATCATCATCATGTCTGACGTTGCAGGCTATTTCGTCGGGCGCACCGTGGGCGGACCAAAGTTCTGGCCACGCGTCAGCCCTAAGAAAACATGGTCTGGCACGATCGCGGGCTGGGTCGGGGCGCTGTTGATCGGGTTGATCGGGGCCGGTTTCGGGGTGTTTACCCCTACCGAGGCTATGTTTGCACCATTGATCGCCTTCGCCGGTCAAATGGGTGACATTGCTGAAAGCGCGATCAAGCGGAAAGTGAATGTGAAGGACAGCTCGCAGCTTATTCCCGGCCATGGCGGCGTGTTGGATCGGTTTGATGCGATGATCGGTGCCTCGGCGGTGCTTCTGCTGCTCACAGGTGCCGCATGGCTCATGATCTCGACTGGATGA
- the dxr gene encoding 1-deoxy-D-xylulose-5-phosphate reductoisomerase, translating to MTPTAQRRVSIFGATGSIGQSTIDLIARDPDAYDVVALTGGHNVSQLARDAIRLDADIAVTAHEDKLPALRDALSGSGIDAAAGEVAIEEAATRPADWVMSAIVGAAGLLPGLRALEAHATLALANKESLVTAGPLMMATAKAHHARILPVDSEHSAVFQGLVGEDMAAVERVIITASGGAFRDWPLDRLAQATLEQASAHPNWDMGQRITIDSASMFNKALEVIETKEFFNFRPDQIEVLVHPQSLVHALVGFNDGALMAHLGAPDMRHAIGYALHWPDRRDLPVDRLDLARIATLEFRAPDEARYPALRLAREVMATGGLSGAIFNAAKEKALDAFIAGAIGFMDMAEVVEQVLTWLDADVSLMQGAMTLDNVRAADQMGRRTAQLVIDTRPAV from the coding sequence ATGACACCGACAGCGCAGCGCAGGGTCTCTATTTTTGGGGCGACCGGTTCCATCGGGCAATCCACCATCGACCTGATTGCCCGTGATCCGGACGCTTATGACGTGGTGGCGCTGACCGGCGGACATAACGTGTCGCAATTGGCGCGGGATGCGATCCGGCTGGATGCTGATATCGCCGTCACTGCACATGAAGATAAACTGCCCGCCCTGCGCGATGCTTTGTCTGGATCTGGGATTGACGCCGCGGCGGGTGAAGTGGCAATTGAAGAAGCGGCCACCCGACCTGCCGATTGGGTTATGTCTGCAATCGTCGGAGCCGCGGGACTTTTGCCCGGATTGCGCGCGTTAGAAGCGCACGCCACCCTTGCGCTGGCCAACAAGGAAAGCCTTGTGACCGCCGGGCCGCTGATGATGGCCACCGCCAAGGCCCATCATGCGCGCATTTTGCCAGTAGACAGCGAACATTCGGCGGTCTTTCAGGGTCTGGTTGGTGAAGACATGGCGGCGGTTGAACGGGTGATCATCACCGCTTCGGGCGGGGCGTTTCGCGACTGGCCGCTGGACAGGCTGGCGCAGGCCACGTTGGAACAGGCCAGCGCCCATCCGAATTGGGACATGGGGCAGCGGATCACCATCGACAGTGCCTCGATGTTCAACAAGGCGCTGGAAGTGATAGAAACCAAAGAGTTTTTCAATTTTCGACCAGATCAGATCGAGGTGCTCGTGCACCCGCAGAGCCTGGTTCATGCTTTGGTGGGGTTCAATGATGGTGCCTTGATGGCGCATCTGGGGGCGCCGGACATGCGTCATGCCATCGGATACGCGTTGCATTGGCCGGATCGGCGCGATCTGCCGGTGGATCGGCTGGACCTGGCCCGGATCGCCACGCTGGAGTTTCGTGCCCCCGACGAAGCCCGTTACCCCGCTTTGCGCCTTGCGCGCGAGGTGATGGCCACAGGTGGGCTGAGTGGCGCGATTTTCAATGCGGCGAAAGAGAAAGCCCTGGACGCCTTCATTGCCGGGGCCATCGGATTCATGGACATGGCAGAGGTGGTGGAACAGGTGCTGACCTGGCTTGACGCAGATGTGTCCCTAATGCAGGGCGCCATGACCCTTGATAATGTGCGTGCCGCCGACCAAATGGGACGCAGAACCGCCCAACTGGTTATCGACACCCGCCCCGCAGTGTAA
- the rseP gene encoding RIP metalloprotease RseP, translated as MELTGLLPDFGNLAFTILAFLAALTVIVAVHEYGHYIVGRWTGIKADVFSIGMGPVLASKKDKHGTSWQIAALPIGGYVKFRGDANVASGSADEGAIAAMSDEERRHTMHGAPLWARAATVAAGPVFNFILSIIIFAGLALATGVARDPLSVAKPLNVPGMEDGLRSGDEILSIAGIETPPLADFATLVEQLPDTAMIDYQVRRDGQVINLTATHPFPALVGSVSPQSAAIDAGLQDGDFISTVDGAPVPTFNTLREIVVNGEGEPLTLGIVRDGAPLEVTLTPRRQDIPSADGGFETRWLIGITSGMVFEPATRTPGVWESLVSGADRVIYIINASLSGLWHMITGAISSCNLSGPIGIAQVSGQAASLGATSFISFIAMLSTAIGLLNLFPIPVLDGGHLVFYAWEAVTGKAPSDKVLNVLLAIGLSLVLSLMVFGVTNDLFCP; from the coding sequence ATGGAACTGACCGGGTTGCTTCCCGATTTCGGAAACCTCGCCTTTACGATATTGGCGTTCCTGGCGGCATTGACCGTGATTGTGGCGGTGCATGAATATGGCCACTACATCGTGGGGCGCTGGACCGGGATCAAGGCGGATGTGTTCTCGATCGGGATGGGGCCGGTGCTGGCCTCGAAAAAGGACAAGCACGGGACCAGTTGGCAGATCGCGGCTCTTCCGATTGGTGGCTATGTGAAGTTTCGCGGCGATGCGAATGTGGCGTCAGGCAGTGCCGACGAGGGTGCAATAGCTGCGATGAGCGACGAAGAACGCCGTCATACGATGCACGGTGCCCCTCTTTGGGCGCGGGCGGCCACGGTGGCTGCAGGACCGGTCTTCAATTTTATCCTGTCGATTATCATTTTCGCGGGTCTGGCTCTGGCCACAGGTGTAGCGCGCGATCCGCTTTCGGTTGCCAAACCGCTGAACGTACCGGGAATGGAAGACGGGCTGCGGTCCGGTGATGAGATCCTGTCGATTGCCGGAATTGAAACACCACCTTTGGCGGACTTTGCCACACTGGTCGAACAACTGCCTGATACGGCAATGATCGACTATCAGGTTCGTCGCGATGGGCAAGTGATCAATCTGACCGCTACGCATCCGTTTCCCGCTCTTGTTGGCTCGGTCAGCCCGCAATCAGCCGCAATAGATGCAGGGCTGCAAGATGGCGACTTTATCTCGACGGTCGATGGTGCGCCGGTGCCCACCTTCAACACGCTGCGCGAAATTGTGGTGAACGGGGAAGGCGAGCCCCTGACTTTGGGAATCGTGCGCGATGGTGCGCCACTTGAGGTGACACTGACTCCACGGCGGCAGGACATCCCCAGTGCCGATGGCGGGTTTGAAACGCGGTGGCTGATCGGTATTACGTCGGGAATGGTGTTTGAGCCGGCAACCCGCACGCCGGGGGTATGGGAAAGCCTTGTTTCCGGTGCCGATCGGGTGATCTATATCATCAATGCCAGCCTGTCGGGGCTTTGGCATATGATCACCGGCGCGATCTCAAGCTGCAACTTGTCAGGACCGATCGGCATCGCTCAGGTCTCGGGGCAGGCGGCGTCTTTGGGGGCGACTAGCTTCATTAGCTTTATCGCAATGCTGTCCACAGCCATCGGCCTGCTGAACCTGTTTCCGATCCCGGTGTTGGACGGTGGTCATCTAGTGTTTTATGCGTGGGAGGCCGTGACCGGCAAAGCGCCGTCCGACAAAGTGCTGAATGTCTTGTTGGCGATTGGCCTGTCGCTGGTGCTGTCCTTGATGGTGTTTGGGGTCACAAACGACCTGTTTTGTCCGTAG